TCGCTGCTGAACGTTCCCCGCGCGTGACTCTGCGCTTCATGGCCTCGCCCACCGACGTGCTCCACCACGGCGCCCAAGGTGTCTCCGGCGGGCGCGTGCTCGAGTGGATCGATAAAGCCGCCTACGCGTGCGCGGCCCAGTGGTCCGCCACTTACTGCGTGACCGCGTACGTCGGCCACATCCACTTCACCCGCCCGATTCCCTCCGGCCATATCGTGGAGGTGCGCTCCCGCATCGCGATGACTGGCCGGTCGTCGATGCACATCGTCAACGAGGTGCTCTCCGCCGACCCGCGCGAAGGTGTGTTCACCCGCGCCTGCGACTGCCTGGTGGTGTTCGTCGCTAAGGATCCTGACACCGGCAAGTCCATGGCCGTGCCGTCGTTCGTGCCCACCGCCGACGAGGAGCGCCGCGTGGCCGAAGCCGCGAAGTCGCGCATCGGCCTGCGCCAAGCCATTGAGACGGAGATGGAGGCGCAAACCTACACCGAGGACACCACCGCGCAGCGCATCGTGCACCGCTTCATGGCCAAGCCGACCGATGTGAACTGGGGCGGCAACGTCCACGGCGGCACCGCGATGGAGTGGATCGACGAGGCCGGCCTGGCCTGCACCATGGAGTGGTCCGGTGAACGCACCGTGGCGGTCTACGCCGGCGGCATCCGCTTCTACCACCCGGTGCACATCGGCGACCTCATCGAAGTCGACGCCCGCATCACCCGCACCGACTCGCGTTCCATCCACACCTCGGTGCACCTGCGGGCCGGCGACCCGCGTGGCGGGCGCGACAACCTGAAGGACGCCATCCACGCCACCTTCACCTACATCGGCATCGACATCGACGGCAACCCCCTGCCGGCGCGGAAGTTCACGCCGGTCACCGACGAGGACAAGCGCCTCTGGGAGCACACCCAGACGCTCAAAGACCTGCGCGCCGAGTACGAGCCGGTTCCGCTGGTGGAACCGGCTCCCGCGGTGCAGCGCACGCAGTAACTACAGCGCCGCGTTCGGGGCGTGCGCTGCGGCGAAGTGCGACGGCATGGTCGCAGCCCACGCACCGGCGAGTTCCGCGATCTGGATCTTTTCGCCAGCCACGCGCAGCACACCTTCGGAGTTGGTGTCACCGAGCACGGCCACCGGGATGCCGGCGGACGATGCCCGG
Above is a genomic segment from Corynebacterium lujinxingii containing:
- a CDS encoding acyl-CoA thioesterase translates to MSITPVAAERSPRVTLRFMASPTDVLHHGAQGVSGGRVLEWIDKAAYACAAQWSATYCVTAYVGHIHFTRPIPSGHIVEVRSRIAMTGRSSMHIVNEVLSADPREGVFTRACDCLVVFVAKDPDTGKSMAVPSFVPTADEERRVAEAAKSRIGLRQAIETEMEAQTYTEDTTAQRIVHRFMAKPTDVNWGGNVHGGTAMEWIDEAGLACTMEWSGERTVAVYAGGIRFYHPVHIGDLIEVDARITRTDSRSIHTSVHLRAGDPRGGRDNLKDAIHATFTYIGIDIDGNPLPARKFTPVTDEDKRLWEHTQTLKDLRAEYEPVPLVEPAPAVQRTQ